From the genome of Manduca sexta isolate Smith_Timp_Sample1 unplaced genomic scaffold, JHU_Msex_v1.0 HiC_scaffold_2180, whole genome shotgun sequence:
TCCGATGTTATCAAATCCTCCAAAATTTGTTTCGATTTTAAAGCCCGATAGCGTTAAATGTTTACGCTCACGAAACGCTGGTAACGTCTCTGGGacgtaataatttcataatatcccgtttatttctaaatagtttttattttgtctacagTAACATCAACAtcgttttaaaacataaacatgaCTGCATAAATTATAACGGAGATCCACAATTTTCTTGTAACAGCGTGGgttttcttaaaacatacattaataacGTTCATAATCTGTCAAATACacatacaaaatgtaatttaagaAACTGCAAAAGTTTTTCGCGCCAAAAAGTTGACAGCAAGCAATGACTCACCGGGCGGCGATTTCTGCGGGGTCTCCGGCTCGTCGTGGCTGTGGCTCCTGAGGAGCTGCAGAGCCAACTCCGTGCCGACTTCCTCGGAGCGCGGGCACGGCACATACGCGTATTGTCGCTTGGTTGGCGCCGGGATGGGCGCGACGCGATGCCTGCCGCGCTCGGCCATGCGACGTCTGCCGCGGTCCGCCGCGACGCACGCCACGAATGCCGCACCGCACGTGCTCGCCGGCACTAgtccgccgccgcgccgcttGCGACTTACCACCGATTCAATTTAGCGCCTAAATGCCGCACAACTTTATAATCACGTTGATAACTTCACGCAATGTTGTTGGAGCTTGAAATACAGTTGATTTATGATTCTCAAATtcttgaacggatttttattagACGATTCTGTGGTCATAAGCgaaattgttacaaataaattgttttttttgttttatttgttctgAACATTCCTTATTTTCCCAAGCTATGATTTTATCGTGGAACTTATTTAAAGTctacaataaaatgattataaaatcaattttacaagaaaaaaatttTTGCACCTAAAACGCCTCCAAGACCATAATATTTCTCATTACAACCGCGGAGGACATAACATTAATTTCGAGTAATCGCGGCAACGCGAATGCGCGCGCACATCCGCGTGCCAGAGGTTCCCGCAGCTCGGTCCCGCACTACGGTCGATAGCACGTGTCCGAGCCCGCGGGATTCACGGGACCGCTGCACTATGCGCCGGGATCGGTCAGCGTGACCGGAACGTCCCGTTTGCAGGTTTGTTAGAACCCAATTTGATTACAAATCAAGAGACTTATACAACAAAAAttaaagttgtaaaaatatttttttcaaatcagaCCCGCGTTTTTACTTCCACGTCTCGTGAGTTCCTTTCAA
Proteins encoded in this window:
- the LOC119191981 gene encoding uncharacterized protein LOC119191981, which encodes MAERGRHRVAPIPAPTKRQYAYVPCPRSEEVGTELALQLLRSHSHDEPETPQKSPPEVLRVSWKSKVSNTEVLARMQKSTKLLKTTKQRKVSHLGHILRKYDRCCIC